In a genomic window of Mucilaginibacter sp. KACC 22063:
- a CDS encoding NAD(P)H-dependent oxidoreductase: MDVKAHGLLFITLDYNRSVPAVLKNAIEVGSAPHCKNVFDGKSAAIVGLLPGMMGPLCQSTSASVVGPCKHACYATARSLHR, from the coding sequence ATTGACGTTAAAGCTCATGGACTATTATTCATCACGCTCGACTACAACCGTTCAGTACCGGCTGTTTTAAAAAATGCCATTGAGGTGGGTTCGGCACCGCACTGTAAAAATGTGTTTGACGGTAAGTCCGCAGCTATCGTTGGTTTATTGCCCGGCATGATGGGGCCTTTGTGTCAATCAACATCTGCGTCAGTCGTTGGTCCTTGTAAACATGCCTGCTATGCAACAGCCCGAAGCCTACATCGGTGA
- a CDS encoding carbamoyltransferase N-terminal domain-containing protein — protein MSFNVNCDEYKVMGLAPYGEPLYTDQIFKHLVDLKDDGSFRLRMPYFNYCTGLTMTSSRFDLLFGQPPRKAGAEISQFHMDITCSIQAAAEKIMLSLTSALHREYQLDDL, from the coding sequence ATGAGCTTTAACGTCAATTGTGACGAATACAAAGTAATGGGCCTGGCACCCTACGGGGAGCCTCTATATACAGATCAGATCTTTAAACACCTGGTAGATTTAAAGGACGACGGTTCTTTTCGCCTCCGCATGCCATACTTTAACTATTGTACCGGCCTTACCATGACATCTTCCAGGTTTGACCTCTTGTTTGGCCAGCCGCCAAGGAAAGCCGGGGCGGAAATCAGCCAGTTCCACATGGATATCACCTGTTCCATACAAGCTGCTGCCGAAAAGATCATGCTTAGCCTGACATCGGCATTGCACCGGGAATATCAGCTTGATGATTTGTGA
- a CDS encoding carbamoyltransferase C-terminal domain-containing protein gives MQTVNSQEKPGFYNLLQAFYKLTGCPCLVNTSFNRMDEPIVNTPRKPLTVLCKQVWTS, from the coding sequence GTGCAAACTGTTAATTCACAGGAAAAACCTGGCTTTTACAACCTGCTTCAGGCTTTTTACAAGCTAACAGGTTGCCCATGCCTGGTGAATACCTCCTTTAACCGTATGGACGAACCGATTGTAAATACCCCCAGGAAGCCCTTGACTGTTTTATGCAAACAGGTATGGACATCTTAG
- a CDS encoding PRTRC system protein C — MLQTTQLERIFIHKDNGQEVRLTDPNDRMNPDMVLNFYTATYPILTNARIVGPEIKNDEIQYRFESTMGTKG, encoded by the coding sequence ATGTTACAGACAACGCAACTCGAAAGAATTTTTATCCATAAGGATAACGGGCAGGAAGTCCGTCTGACAGACCCTAACGACCGCATGAACCCAGATATGGTGCTAAACTTTTACACGGCCACTTATCCCATCCTGACCAATGCCCGGATCGTCGGGCCGGAGATCAAGAACGATGAGATACAATACCGCTTTGAAAGCACAATGGGCACCAAAGGTTAA
- a CDS encoding PRTRC system protein B, protein MKNLTDNFSNLYQPVKTLLIYTKHTEEDTTSVYVESYDISKMGNPINAHPLTVKEMLSLSAIFQSAQEFKTGFLRCRGVMPNKVLYVNPEKAGYAVWYTPPQEVPLFFANTLGIKSGRGKVPAMVWKASREELSVYALKGHRKPVGNTALFYAPFFNVATDGKVCMGTVRINIGQETRLEEFTALWENYFWNSYFSHLMGEFNPVTENIVQLWQQQVATDRVFPCQLLKPTRYTLKNLFL, encoded by the coding sequence ATGAAGAACCTAACCGATAATTTCAGCAACCTGTATCAGCCTGTAAAAACACTGCTGATCTACACCAAGCATACCGAAGAAGATACGACGAGTGTATATGTCGAAAGTTACGACATCAGTAAAATGGGTAACCCGATCAATGCCCATCCGTTGACTGTTAAGGAAATGTTGAGTCTGAGCGCAATCTTCCAGTCTGCACAGGAATTTAAGACAGGCTTCCTGCGTTGCAGGGGAGTGATGCCGAACAAGGTTTTATATGTCAATCCTGAAAAAGCAGGTTACGCCGTGTGGTATACCCCGCCACAGGAAGTACCCCTGTTTTTTGCAAATACATTAGGCATCAAATCGGGAAGGGGCAAAGTTCCTGCAATGGTATGGAAAGCAAGCCGGGAAGAACTCAGCGTGTATGCCCTGAAAGGACATCGCAAACCTGTTGGTAATACCGCCCTCTTTTATGCACCCTTTTTCAATGTAGCCACTGATGGTAAGGTCTGCATGGGAACCGTCCGCATCAACATCGGGCAGGAAACCCGGCTGGAAGAATTTACGGCACTGTGGGAGAACTATTTCTGGAACAGTTACTTCAGCCACCTCATGGGTGAGTTTAACCCCGTAACGGAGAATATCGTGCAGCTGTGGCAGCAACAGGTCGCCACTGACCGTGTATTTCCCTGCCAGCTTTTAAAACCCACCCGTTACACGCTTAAAAATTTGTTCCTATGA
- a CDS encoding PRTRC system ThiF family protein: MKTQKLKVVKSAVHIVEKSLLTPYNPLIVNLIGAGGTGSQFLTALARINHALIALNHPGLMVRVFDDDTVQEANLGRQLFSTAELGLHKAVALVNRINLFFGTNWKAIPERYNTKTLKDEPELGMAELTISCVDTVPARFEIADLLSNIYESRRHAYHHPLYWMDFGNSRDTGQVVLSTIAEIQQSASKKFEVVSHLPLVTHEFKELLENAEKSDNTPSCSLAEALTHQDLFINSALANLGASLLWQLFREGMLFNRGFFLNLKDFRATPIKVTPTVDNTIKMPKRNHSGTKTRKAA, encoded by the coding sequence ATGAAAACCCAAAAACTGAAAGTGGTCAAATCCGCTGTACATATTGTAGAAAAATCATTGCTGACCCCTTATAACCCGCTAATCGTCAACCTGATTGGGGCGGGCGGGACAGGAAGCCAGTTCCTGACCGCACTCGCAAGGATCAACCATGCGCTGATTGCCCTGAACCATCCCGGCCTGATGGTACGGGTGTTTGACGATGATACCGTACAGGAAGCTAACTTAGGCAGGCAGCTTTTTTCAACCGCAGAACTCGGCCTGCACAAGGCCGTGGCCTTGGTAAACCGCATCAACCTGTTTTTCGGCACGAACTGGAAAGCCATACCTGAAAGATACAACACGAAAACGTTGAAGGACGAACCCGAATTAGGCATGGCCGAACTAACCATATCCTGCGTGGACACGGTGCCCGCAAGGTTTGAAATTGCAGACCTGTTATCCAATATTTACGAAAGCAGGAGGCATGCCTATCACCATCCCCTCTATTGGATGGACTTCGGCAACAGCAGGGACACAGGACAGGTCGTTCTTTCCACCATTGCCGAGATACAGCAATCCGCCTCCAAAAAATTTGAGGTGGTAAGCCACCTGCCATTAGTAACCCATGAATTTAAGGAATTGCTGGAGAACGCCGAAAAAAGCGACAATACGCCAAGCTGTTCATTGGCGGAAGCCCTGACCCATCAGGATTTATTTATCAATTCCGCATTAGCGAATTTGGGCGCATCCCTGTTATGGCAGTTATTCAGAGAGGGTATGCTGTTTAACAGGGGATTTTTCCTGAACCTTAAAGATTTCAGGGCGACACCGATCAAAGTAACACCGACCGTTGATAACACCATCAAAATGCCGAAACGAAATCACTCAGGAACCAAAACCCGTAAAGCAGCCTGA
- a CDS encoding 3-isopropylmalate dehydratase, translating to MKIIDLNGKVIEVENINLALLQADDYRHYRVNKPTENDLNRYAYWEDIYQKLLHLKMEEL from the coding sequence ATGAAAATCATAGATTTAAATGGCAAGGTCATTGAGGTAGAAAATATTAACCTCGCTTTGTTACAGGCCGATGATTACAGGCATTACCGTGTAAACAAGCCTACCGAGAACGACCTGAACCGATACGCCTATTGGGAAGATATTTACCAAAAACTACTTCATCTTAAAATGGAAGAGCTATGA
- a CDS encoding DUF6660 family protein, with amino-acid sequence MKYLAVIFSIYFTFLALLPCQDREDMIASVTHVTIKKSHSANDERGQETCPPFCTCSCCSTARHLTTTATVVVFTKSIVRDYPEYGIPAIQKQPIKIWQPPQIA; translated from the coding sequence ATGAAATATTTAGCAGTTATATTCAGTATTTATTTTACCTTTTTGGCATTATTACCATGCCAAGACAGGGAAGATATGATTGCGAGTGTAACTCATGTCACTATTAAAAAAAGTCATTCCGCTAATGATGAACGAGGGCAGGAAACTTGCCCGCCTTTTTGTACTTGTTCCTGCTGTTCTACAGCAAGGCACTTAACCACAACCGCCACTGTCGTTGTGTTTACAAAATCCATTGTTCGTGATTACCCTGAATATGGCATTCCTGCCATTCAAAAACAGCCAATCAAGATCTGGCAGCCTCCTCAAATAGCTTAA
- a CDS encoding CusA/CzcA family heavy metal efflux RND transporter, translating to MFDKIIAFSIRNKVTIGIMTLVLLLVGIYSAYNLPVDAQPDITNNQVQIITQAPSLGAQEVEQFITALIELSMANIAGIIEKRSISRSGISVITIVFKDNVDIYWARQQVNAQLKEAENSIPAGLGEPGLAPITTGLGEIYQYVIHAKKGYENKYTPTDLRTIQDWIVRTQLSGTVGLAEVSGWGGYVKQYEIALDNDKLNSLGITIPQVYEALQKNNENTGGSYIEQQRNAYFIRGLGQVQNLDDIRRIVVTSSKGTPILVRDIATVQFGSATRYGAVTRNGEGEVVAGVALMLKGENFSEVIQNVKDRMVQVQKSLPEGVVIEPFIDRTELVGRAIGTVQRNLLEGALIVIFVLVLLLGNLRAGLVVASVIPLAMLFAFSMMKLFGVSGNLMSLGAIDFGLIVDGAVIIVESVVHHITTGRYRQKGLEKLTSEQMDVEVRDSASKLMKSAAFGQIIILIVYLPLLSLVGIEGKMFRPMAETVAFAILGAFILSLTYVPMASALFLSKKTTYKRNISDRITEFLQRVYQRSLIAVLKIKVITVMVVFIVFGIAIWAFSRMGGEFIPTLDEGDLTVEISMMQGTSLSEVVKTFSKAEKLLKEQFPEIKQAVTRIGSSEIPTDPMPMEKGDMMLAMKPKGEWKTASNKEEMIEKMEGALAAIPGINVEISQPMQMRFNELMTGIRQDVAIKIYGDDLDILAVQAEKLAKLITPLKGVSEPYIEKVSGLPQIQVAYNRDKMAQYGLNISDVNMILKTAFAGSVAGVVFEGEKRFDMVVRLNRDLRENISGVENLLVPLPSGNKVPLSQVADISFKDAPAQVSREDGKRRIYVGFNVQGRDVETTVKEIQGKLNTALKLPSGYYLTYGGQFQNLQAAKARLLIAVPAALLFILVLLYVTFRSIKESLLIFTAVPLASMGGVAALLLRGMPFSISAGVGFIALFGVAVLNGIVLIGYFNQLKEEGISNIYDRVLEGTKTRLRPVLMTASVASLGFLPMALSSSAGAEVQRPLATVVIGGLITATFLTLFVLPCLYLLFNRKEAEQVKVSKVLVAVLVVFGLGMCHQTTAQAQNKMPLTLDSAISQAIRNNLQIRSAGLTIEQARALQKSGTDIPKTELMVTQDPTSGGNMDNAIGITQTIAWPGVYKNQRKLLNQQILLAERTGNLTKAEITRQVRSAYYAYLLNREIIRILEYQDSIYKGFVKKAEIRFKTGETSNLELISAKNKYQEIVTLKIGAEADLRSNELVLKQLLNTSEPISIPKSKLPILLFNPTDSINVIHNPQVNVDLQNIEVANARIALEKSKGLPDLTLGYNQQLVISGFNPANIDRGYSPGTRIAGIQVGVALPLFNGANRARVKSELLSAQVAQTNYQQTQSQVRLQFEQEMQQYLKFRQSVDYYLSDGLKQADEQLRIAQVSFNLGEIGYIEYIQNMSATVQVKLAYIEAVSRLNQSAIQIQFIKGE from the coding sequence ATGTTTGACAAGATTATCGCGTTCTCTATTCGGAACAAGGTAACTATCGGGATAATGACACTGGTATTATTGCTGGTGGGCATCTATTCAGCGTACAATCTTCCGGTTGACGCGCAACCTGATATTACCAATAACCAGGTACAGATCATTACACAAGCGCCAAGCCTTGGCGCGCAAGAGGTCGAGCAGTTCATTACTGCTCTCATTGAATTATCCATGGCCAATATTGCCGGGATCATTGAAAAACGTTCCATATCCCGTTCAGGGATATCCGTTATTACCATCGTTTTTAAAGATAACGTAGACATTTATTGGGCAAGACAACAGGTTAACGCTCAATTAAAGGAAGCTGAAAATAGTATTCCTGCCGGATTAGGTGAGCCGGGCTTGGCACCGATCACGACTGGCCTGGGCGAAATTTATCAATATGTGATCCATGCTAAAAAGGGTTACGAAAACAAGTACACTCCAACCGATTTACGTACCATTCAAGACTGGATCGTAAGAACGCAACTATCCGGAACTGTTGGACTGGCAGAAGTAAGCGGTTGGGGCGGTTATGTTAAGCAATATGAAATTGCTTTAGATAATGATAAACTCAATTCGCTGGGCATCACCATACCGCAGGTTTATGAAGCCCTACAAAAAAACAACGAAAACACGGGCGGCTCTTATATTGAACAGCAGCGTAATGCCTATTTTATCCGGGGCTTAGGCCAGGTGCAGAACCTTGACGACATCCGCCGCATCGTAGTGACCAGTTCCAAAGGCACTCCTATACTGGTAAGGGATATCGCCACCGTACAGTTTGGCAGCGCAACCCGTTACGGAGCAGTAACCCGTAACGGTGAAGGCGAGGTAGTAGCGGGCGTAGCCCTCATGCTCAAAGGTGAGAATTTCAGCGAGGTCATCCAAAACGTAAAAGACCGTATGGTACAAGTGCAAAAGTCCCTGCCTGAAGGCGTAGTGATCGAGCCGTTTATTGACCGGACAGAACTGGTTGGCCGTGCTATAGGCACGGTTCAACGCAATCTATTGGAAGGGGCTTTGATAGTGATCTTTGTACTGGTGTTGCTTTTAGGGAACTTACGGGCAGGATTAGTTGTTGCTTCAGTTATTCCATTAGCGATGCTCTTCGCATTTTCCATGATGAAATTATTCGGTGTATCAGGTAACCTCATGAGTTTAGGTGCTATTGATTTCGGATTGATCGTGGACGGTGCTGTAATAATCGTAGAAAGCGTAGTACACCATATTACCACAGGCAGGTACCGACAAAAAGGTCTTGAAAAATTAACCTCCGAACAAATGGATGTAGAGGTACGGGACAGCGCCAGCAAATTGATGAAGTCTGCCGCATTTGGTCAGATCATTATTTTGATCGTTTATTTACCCTTGTTGTCTTTAGTTGGTATTGAGGGCAAGATGTTCCGACCAATGGCTGAAACAGTCGCCTTCGCCATATTAGGTGCATTTATCCTTTCCCTTACTTATGTGCCAATGGCAAGTGCTTTATTTCTCAGCAAGAAGACAACTTACAAACGTAATATATCAGACCGCATTACTGAGTTTTTGCAACGCGTTTACCAACGTTCCTTAATTGCGGTGTTAAAAATAAAGGTCATCACCGTAATGGTAGTCTTCATTGTATTTGGCATTGCCATTTGGGCCTTTAGCCGCATGGGCGGGGAGTTTATTCCGACTTTGGATGAAGGTGATCTTACCGTAGAAATTTCCATGATGCAGGGAACTTCCCTAAGCGAAGTGGTCAAAACTTTCAGTAAAGCGGAGAAGCTTTTGAAGGAGCAATTCCCCGAGATCAAACAGGCGGTTACCCGTATCGGGAGTTCCGAAATCCCAACAGATCCGATGCCGATGGAAAAAGGCGATATGATGCTGGCCATGAAACCAAAAGGCGAATGGAAAACGGCATCTAATAAGGAAGAAATGATCGAGAAAATGGAGGGCGCTTTAGCTGCTATTCCCGGTATTAATGTCGAAATATCCCAACCCATGCAGATGCGTTTTAACGAATTGATGACGGGTATTCGTCAAGATGTAGCCATTAAAATTTATGGGGACGATCTCGATATCCTGGCTGTGCAGGCCGAAAAACTGGCGAAGCTCATAACACCTTTAAAGGGTGTAAGCGAACCATACATTGAAAAAGTGAGCGGTCTACCGCAGATACAGGTGGCTTACAATCGCGATAAAATGGCACAATACGGTTTAAATATTAGCGATGTAAACATGATACTGAAAACAGCATTTGCCGGAAGCGTGGCCGGTGTAGTTTTCGAGGGTGAGAAACGCTTTGATATGGTAGTACGGCTAAACCGTGACCTGCGTGAAAATATTTCAGGCGTCGAAAACTTATTAGTGCCGTTACCCTCGGGGAACAAAGTTCCGTTAAGCCAAGTGGCAGATATTTCTTTTAAGGATGCGCCTGCACAAGTTTCACGAGAAGATGGTAAAAGACGTATTTACGTAGGCTTCAATGTACAGGGTCGCGATGTGGAAACAACCGTTAAGGAAATTCAAGGTAAACTCAATACTGCTTTAAAACTGCCATCGGGTTATTACCTGACCTACGGGGGCCAGTTTCAGAATCTGCAAGCTGCTAAAGCAAGGTTGCTGATCGCTGTACCTGCGGCCTTACTATTTATATTGGTATTACTATATGTGACTTTCCGGTCTATTAAGGAAAGCTTATTGATCTTTACAGCGGTTCCCCTGGCTTCTATGGGTGGCGTAGCTGCGTTATTGCTGCGCGGAATGCCTTTCAGTATTTCTGCGGGTGTTGGTTTTATCGCGTTGTTCGGCGTAGCTGTTTTGAATGGTATCGTATTGATCGGTTATTTCAACCAGTTAAAGGAAGAAGGCATAAGCAATATTTATGATCGGGTACTCGAAGGCACAAAAACAAGGTTACGCCCGGTACTGATGACTGCTTCGGTTGCTTCTTTAGGTTTCCTGCCAATGGCGTTATCTTCAAGTGCTGGTGCTGAAGTACAACGGCCTTTAGCTACAGTGGTGATCGGCGGTTTGATTACCGCGACCTTCTTAACTCTTTTTGTACTTCCGTGCCTCTACTTGTTATTCAACCGCAAGGAAGCGGAACAGGTCAAGGTATCTAAAGTACTCGTTGCTGTACTCGTGGTTTTCGGTTTAGGTATGTGCCATCAAACCACAGCGCAGGCACAGAACAAAATGCCGCTTACTTTGGACAGTGCGATCAGTCAAGCTATCAGAAATAACCTGCAAATACGCTCGGCGGGATTAACGATTGAACAAGCCAGGGCATTACAAAAATCCGGCACAGATATTCCTAAAACTGAATTAATGGTTACTCAAGACCCGACCAGCGGTGGCAATATGGATAATGCTATCGGAATTACCCAAACCATTGCCTGGCCCGGTGTTTATAAAAATCAGCGTAAATTGCTCAATCAGCAAATCTTATTGGCAGAACGTACAGGAAATCTAACGAAGGCTGAAATCACCCGGCAGGTACGGAGCGCATATTATGCCTATTTACTGAACAGGGAAATCATACGCATACTTGAATATCAGGACAGCATTTATAAAGGCTTTGTTAAAAAGGCAGAGATCAGGTTTAAGACTGGCGAAACTTCCAATCTGGAACTAATCAGTGCAAAGAATAAATACCAGGAAATCGTTACCCTGAAAATTGGTGCGGAGGCGGACTTGCGGAGCAATGAACTGGTGCTAAAGCAGCTTTTAAATACATCTGAACCCATATCAATTCCTAAAAGTAAGCTACCGATTTTATTGTTCAACCCCACAGATTCGATCAATGTCATTCATAATCCGCAAGTAAATGTTGACCTGCAAAATATTGAGGTGGCCAATGCACGGATAGCTTTGGAAAAATCAAAAGGCTTACCCGATCTTACTTTGGGTTATAACCAACAGTTGGTGATCTCCGGTTTTAACCCCGCTAATATTGACCGTGGTTATTCACCAGGTACGCGCATAGCCGGGATACAGGTAGGGGTGGCTTTGCCACTATTTAATGGAGCTAACCGTGCAAGGGTAAAATCTGAACTGTTGTCGGCACAAGTAGCTCAAACCAATTACCAGCAAACCCAGTCACAGGTACGCCTGCAATTTGAGCAGGAGATGCAGCAATATCTCAAATTCAGGCAGTCGGTAGATTATTATTTAAGCGATGGATTGAAACAGGCCGATGAGCAATTACGGATCGCGCAGGTATCATTCAATCTCGGCGAGATAGGCTACATCGAATACATCCAAAATATGTCAGCAACGGTTCAGGTAAAATTAGCTTACATCGAAGCGGTGAGCCGTTTAAATCAATCAGCGATACAGATACAATTTATTAAAGGAGAATAA
- a CDS encoding efflux RND transporter periplasmic adaptor subunit: MNIKKYKIISVILCLAVALASCSENSGKKENGSKEKAGTEEAKKEKVEGLELSQEQMRTVGIVTGPIAQKNLDSVIKANGQLAVPPQNKADVSILSGGIIDHISVIEGQQVKRGQLLATIRNQDLIKIQQDYLTAKNNFTYVQAEYTRQKQLQEAGAGTGRSFQSAEATYNAERSRITAYESQLSQLGISPARIANGKIVSQFPVLSPIGGTVGQVTANTGAFVQPGTSIMEVVDNSKIHCDLTVFEKDLMHVKVGQKVNFQLTNQENQVITGTINGINKSFENESKGVTVHAVINNKEQKNLIPGMYVTALISTGSRLTSAVPVDAVVRSEGNQFIFIVIPGENKNNTVKFKKAEVSTGVTELGYIQIKPLNILPASTIVALKGAFYLQSKAAGGAEEE; this comes from the coding sequence ATGAATATTAAAAAATATAAGATCATCAGTGTCATCTTATGCTTAGCAGTGGCGCTAGCCTCCTGTTCGGAAAATTCCGGCAAAAAGGAAAATGGTAGCAAAGAAAAGGCAGGTACAGAAGAAGCAAAAAAAGAGAAGGTTGAAGGTTTGGAACTTTCACAGGAACAAATGCGAACCGTCGGTATTGTTACCGGACCTATTGCGCAAAAGAACCTGGATTCGGTAATCAAAGCCAACGGGCAATTAGCTGTACCGCCACAAAACAAGGCAGATGTCAGTATACTTTCAGGTGGTATAATTGACCATATCAGCGTTATAGAAGGGCAGCAGGTAAAACGCGGGCAGTTATTGGCGACCATAAGAAACCAGGATCTGATCAAAATACAGCAGGATTATTTAACCGCAAAAAACAATTTTACTTATGTGCAGGCTGAATATACCAGGCAGAAGCAATTGCAGGAAGCCGGTGCCGGAACAGGCAGATCATTCCAATCGGCAGAAGCTACTTATAATGCCGAGCGCTCCCGTATTACCGCTTATGAAAGCCAGTTAAGTCAGTTAGGTATATCACCAGCCAGAATTGCGAACGGTAAAATTGTTTCGCAATTTCCGGTGCTTTCACCGATCGGCGGTACGGTTGGACAGGTCACTGCCAATACCGGCGCGTTCGTTCAGCCCGGCACTTCTATTATGGAAGTGGTGGATAACTCTAAGATACATTGTGATCTCACCGTTTTTGAAAAAGACCTGATGCATGTTAAAGTAGGTCAAAAGGTAAACTTCCAGTTAACAAACCAGGAAAACCAGGTGATCACCGGCACGATCAACGGTATCAATAAATCATTTGAAAATGAAAGCAAAGGAGTTACCGTTCACGCGGTGATCAATAACAAAGAACAAAAGAACCTTATTCCCGGTATGTATGTAACAGCGCTGATCAGCACGGGCAGCAGGTTAACATCTGCCGTTCCTGTAGATGCTGTGGTCAGGTCGGAAGGCAACCAGTTCATTTTTATAGTTATCCCCGGAGAAAATAAAAACAATACGGTAAAATTCAAAAAAGCCGAAGTATCTACAGGGGTAACGGAATTAGGATATATACAGATCAAACCTCTTAATATACTGCCAGCATCAACGATTGTGGCATTGAAAGGGGCATTTTATTTACAATCTAAGGCTGCTGGTGGCGCTGAAGAAGAATAA